A window of the Emys orbicularis isolate rEmyOrb1 chromosome 1, rEmyOrb1.hap1, whole genome shotgun sequence genome harbors these coding sequences:
- the GPALPP1 gene encoding GPALPP motifs-containing protein 1 isoform X2 translates to MARELMGPALPPGFARCAEADPDEDFSQGPVLPPGYKKSSEMHDSDEGSKSPPLLREANRDSEEEQDTDPVPKKQKRAQEDDDDDDGFFGPALPPGFKKQDDSPERPVIGPALPPGFRKPTQYSEENSCSIGSSVSSEFHTQATDSSEEDDAVIGPMPAKGPVESSVTRDFERRAQRMKEKLTSSDDDGSKQVSRESWMTELPPELKGFGLGPRTFKRRTDEKSGDKSIWTDTPADRERKAQEMQEAKKSTSKGDEEIVLSARDKRLAEQLSSYNDSKRSESLMDMHHKKLKSKATEDKKPQERRPFDRDQDLQVNRFDEVQKKALIKKSRELNTRFSHSKGNMFL, encoded by the exons ATGGCTCGAGAGCTGATGGGGCCGGCGCTGCCCCCGGGCTTTGCCCGCTGTGCCGAGGCGGACCCGGATGAGGACTTCAGCCAGG GTCCAGTATTGCCTCCTGGCTACAAAAAAAGCTCAGAAATGCATGACAGTGATGAAGGCTCCAAGTCTCCTCCTCTGCTCAGAGAAGCAAATAGAGATTCTGAAGAGGAGCAGGACACTGATCCAGTACCCAA AAAACAGAAGAGAGCtcaggaagatgatgatgacgaTGATGGCTTTTTTGGACCTGCTCTTCCTCCTGGATTTAAAAAGCAGGATGATTCTCCAGAGAG gcctgTTATAGGTCCTGCTTTACCACCTGGTTTTAGGAAACCTACACAGTATAGTGAGGAGAACAGCTGTTCCATAGGATCTTCTGTTTCTTCAGAATTCCATACCCAG gCAACAGATAGTAGTGAGGAAGACGATGCTGTCATAGGTCCAATGCCTGCAAAAGGACCAGTAGAATCCAGTGTAACTAGAGACTTTGAACGCAGAGCTCAGCGAATGAAAGAAAAACTTACTTCTTCAGATGAT gatGGGTCCAAGCAAGTTTCAAGGGAGTCCTGGATGACTGAGCTTCCACCAGAATTGAAaggctttggattgggcccaaGAACTTTCAAGAGAAGAACAGATGAGAAATCAGGAGATAAGTCAATTTGGACAGATACTCCAGCCGACAGAGAGAGGAAAGCCCAA GAAATGCAAGAAGCAAAGAAGTCAACCAGTAAAGGTGATGAAGAAATTGTATTATCGGCAAGAGACAAGAGACTGGCTGAGCAGCTGTCTTCATACAAT GACTCAAAAAGATCAGAATCTCTCATGGATATGCATCATAAAAAATTAAAGAGCAAAGCAACTGAAGATAAGAAGCCTCAAGAGAGAAGGCCATTTGACCGAGACCAGGACCTCCAAGTCAATCGATTTGACGAAGTTCAAAAGAAAGCCCTGATAAAGAAATCCAGAGAGTTAAACACCAGGTTTTCACATAGCAAAGGCAATATGTTTTTATAA
- the GPALPP1 gene encoding GPALPP motifs-containing protein 1 isoform X1, with protein sequence MARELMGPALPPGFARCAEADPDEDFSQVAGPVLPPGYKKSSEMHDSDEGSKSPPLLREANRDSEEEQDTDPVPKKQKRAQEDDDDDDGFFGPALPPGFKKQDDSPERPVIGPALPPGFRKPTQYSEENSCSIGSSVSSEFHTQATDSSEEDDAVIGPMPAKGPVESSVTRDFERRAQRMKEKLTSSDDDGSKQVSRESWMTELPPELKGFGLGPRTFKRRTDEKSGDKSIWTDTPADRERKAQEMQEAKKSTSKGDEEIVLSARDKRLAEQLSSYNDSKRSESLMDMHHKKLKSKATEDKKPQERRPFDRDQDLQVNRFDEVQKKALIKKSRELNTRFSHSKGNMFL encoded by the exons ATGGCTCGAGAGCTGATGGGGCCGGCGCTGCCCCCGGGCTTTGCCCGCTGTGCCGAGGCGGACCCGGATGAGGACTTCAGCCAGG TTGCAGGTCCAGTATTGCCTCCTGGCTACAAAAAAAGCTCAGAAATGCATGACAGTGATGAAGGCTCCAAGTCTCCTCCTCTGCTCAGAGAAGCAAATAGAGATTCTGAAGAGGAGCAGGACACTGATCCAGTACCCAA AAAACAGAAGAGAGCtcaggaagatgatgatgacgaTGATGGCTTTTTTGGACCTGCTCTTCCTCCTGGATTTAAAAAGCAGGATGATTCTCCAGAGAG gcctgTTATAGGTCCTGCTTTACCACCTGGTTTTAGGAAACCTACACAGTATAGTGAGGAGAACAGCTGTTCCATAGGATCTTCTGTTTCTTCAGAATTCCATACCCAG gCAACAGATAGTAGTGAGGAAGACGATGCTGTCATAGGTCCAATGCCTGCAAAAGGACCAGTAGAATCCAGTGTAACTAGAGACTTTGAACGCAGAGCTCAGCGAATGAAAGAAAAACTTACTTCTTCAGATGAT gatGGGTCCAAGCAAGTTTCAAGGGAGTCCTGGATGACTGAGCTTCCACCAGAATTGAAaggctttggattgggcccaaGAACTTTCAAGAGAAGAACAGATGAGAAATCAGGAGATAAGTCAATTTGGACAGATACTCCAGCCGACAGAGAGAGGAAAGCCCAA GAAATGCAAGAAGCAAAGAAGTCAACCAGTAAAGGTGATGAAGAAATTGTATTATCGGCAAGAGACAAGAGACTGGCTGAGCAGCTGTCTTCATACAAT GACTCAAAAAGATCAGAATCTCTCATGGATATGCATCATAAAAAATTAAAGAGCAAAGCAACTGAAGATAAGAAGCCTCAAGAGAGAAGGCCATTTGACCGAGACCAGGACCTCCAAGTCAATCGATTTGACGAAGTTCAAAAGAAAGCCCTGATAAAGAAATCCAGAGAGTTAAACACCAGGTTTTCACATAGCAAAGGCAATATGTTTTTATAA
- the GPALPP1 gene encoding GPALPP motifs-containing protein 1 isoform X3 — protein MARELMGPALPPGFARCAEADPDEDFSQVAGPVLPPGYKKSSEMHDSDEGSKSPPLLREANRDSEEEQDTDPVPKPVIGPALPPGFRKPTQYSEENSCSIGSSVSSEFHTQATDSSEEDDAVIGPMPAKGPVESSVTRDFERRAQRMKEKLTSSDDDGSKQVSRESWMTELPPELKGFGLGPRTFKRRTDEKSGDKSIWTDTPADRERKAQEMQEAKKSTSKGDEEIVLSARDKRLAEQLSSYNDSKRSESLMDMHHKKLKSKATEDKKPQERRPFDRDQDLQVNRFDEVQKKALIKKSRELNTRFSHSKGNMFL, from the exons ATGGCTCGAGAGCTGATGGGGCCGGCGCTGCCCCCGGGCTTTGCCCGCTGTGCCGAGGCGGACCCGGATGAGGACTTCAGCCAGG TTGCAGGTCCAGTATTGCCTCCTGGCTACAAAAAAAGCTCAGAAATGCATGACAGTGATGAAGGCTCCAAGTCTCCTCCTCTGCTCAGAGAAGCAAATAGAGATTCTGAAGAGGAGCAGGACACTGATCCAGTACCCAA gcctgTTATAGGTCCTGCTTTACCACCTGGTTTTAGGAAACCTACACAGTATAGTGAGGAGAACAGCTGTTCCATAGGATCTTCTGTTTCTTCAGAATTCCATACCCAG gCAACAGATAGTAGTGAGGAAGACGATGCTGTCATAGGTCCAATGCCTGCAAAAGGACCAGTAGAATCCAGTGTAACTAGAGACTTTGAACGCAGAGCTCAGCGAATGAAAGAAAAACTTACTTCTTCAGATGAT gatGGGTCCAAGCAAGTTTCAAGGGAGTCCTGGATGACTGAGCTTCCACCAGAATTGAAaggctttggattgggcccaaGAACTTTCAAGAGAAGAACAGATGAGAAATCAGGAGATAAGTCAATTTGGACAGATACTCCAGCCGACAGAGAGAGGAAAGCCCAA GAAATGCAAGAAGCAAAGAAGTCAACCAGTAAAGGTGATGAAGAAATTGTATTATCGGCAAGAGACAAGAGACTGGCTGAGCAGCTGTCTTCATACAAT GACTCAAAAAGATCAGAATCTCTCATGGATATGCATCATAAAAAATTAAAGAGCAAAGCAACTGAAGATAAGAAGCCTCAAGAGAGAAGGCCATTTGACCGAGACCAGGACCTCCAAGTCAATCGATTTGACGAAGTTCAAAAGAAAGCCCTGATAAAGAAATCCAGAGAGTTAAACACCAGGTTTTCACATAGCAAAGGCAATATGTTTTTATAA